One genomic window of Mustela erminea isolate mMusErm1 chromosome 13, mMusErm1.Pri, whole genome shotgun sequence includes the following:
- the SERPIND1 gene encoding heparin cofactor 2: protein MKHLFQPLIVSLILMSMCGSKSLTSKLDKGGEDSPSADPQWGKLSSKNLSMPLLPADFHKENTVTNDWITEGEEDEDYLDLEKIFSEDDDYIDIIDAVLPTDSEAGAGNILQLFQGKSRIQRLNILNAKFAFNLYRALKEQARSSDNIFIAPVGISTAMGMISFGLRGETYEQVHSILHFKDFVNASSKYEIMTIHNLFRKLTHRLFRRNFGYTLRSVNDLYVQKQFPILDDFKRKVREYYFAEAQAADFSDPAFISKTNNHILKITKGLIKDALESIDPGTQMMILNCIYFKGSWVNKFPVEMTHNHNFRLNEREVVKVSMMQTKGNFLAANDQELDCDVLQLEYVGGISMLIVVPHKLSGMKTLETQLTPQVVERWQKSMTNRTREVLLPKFKLEKNYNLVEALKSMGVTALFDKDSNMTGISDHRITIDLFKHQGTITVNEEGTQAAAMTTVGFMPLTTQVRFTVDRPFLFLIYERRTSCLLFMGRVANPTKS from the exons ATGAAACACCTTTTCCAACCCCTCATCGTTTCTCTCATCCTAATGTCCATGTGTGGGAGCAAGAGCCTGACCAGTAAGCTTGATAAAGGAGGGGAAGATTCTCCATCCGCAGACCCCCAGTGGGGGAAGTTAAGTAGCAAAAACCTGAGcatgccccttctccctgccgACTTCCACAAGGAAAACACGGTCACCAACGACTGGAtcacagagggggaggaggatgaggacTATCTGGACCTAGAGAAGATATTCAGCGAAGATGATGACTATATTGACATCATTGATGCGGTTTTGCCAACTGATTCAGAGGCCGGTGCTGGGAACATCCTCCAGCTCTTCCAAGGCAAAAGCCGGATCCAGCGTCTCAACATCCTCAATGCCAAGTTCGCTTTCAACCTTTACCGCGCACTGAAGGAGCAGGCCCGTTCTTCTGACAACATCTTCATAGCCCCAGTGGGCATTTCCACAGCCATGGGTATGATTTCCTTCGGCCTGCGGGGGGAGACCTATGAACAAGTGCACTCGATTTTGCATTTCAAAGACTTTGTCAATGCCAGCAGCAAGTATGAGATCATGACCATTCATAATCTCTTCCGTAAGCTGACTCATCGCCTCTTCAGGAGGAATTTTGGGTACACACTGCGGTCAGTCAATGATCTTTACGTCCAGAAGCAATTTCCAATCCTGGatgactttaaaagaaaagtaagagagTACTACTTTGCAGAGGCCCAGGCAGCTGACTTCTCAGACCCTGCCTTCATATCGAAAACCAATAACCACATTCTGAAGATCACCAAGGGGCTCATAAAAGACGCTCTAGAGAGTATAGACCCAGGTACTCAGATGATGATTCTAAACTGCATCTACTTTAAAG GATCCTGGGTGAATAAATTCCCTGTAGAAATGACACACAACCACAACTTCCGGCTGAATGAGCGAGAGGTGGTCAAAGTTTCCATGATGCAGACCAAGGGGAACTTCCTGGCAGCAAATGACCAGGAGCTGGACTGCGATGTCCTGCAGCTGGAATATGTTGGGGGCATCAGCATGCTCATTGTGGTCCCGCACAAGCTCTCTGGGATGAAGACCCTCGAGACCCAGCTGACGCCCCAGGTGGTGGAGAGATGGCAGAAAAGCATGACAAACAG AACTCGAGAAGTGCTTCTGCCAAAATTCAAGCTGGAGAAGAACTACAACCTGGTGGAGGCACTGAAGTCAATGGGGGTCACGGCATTGTTTGACAAAGACAGCAATATGACAGGAATCTCAGACCACAGGATCACCATTGATCTG TTCAAGCACCAAGGAACCATCACGGTGAACGAGGAGGGCACCCAAGCTGCTGCCATGACCACGGTGGGGTTCATGCCGCTGACCACCCAAGTCCGTTTCACTGTTGACcgccccttcctcttcctcatctatGAGCGCCGTACCAGCTGCCTGCTCTTCATGGGGAGAGTTGCCAACCCCACCAAGTCTTAA